AATTTTGAATATGGAAGAGATGCCTTTGATAATTTCCATTGATCTACTAAAAGATTTTTTTAGTGAAAAGAAGGAGAATAAAAAAGAAGAAAGGAAAGAAAGCGAGGAATTTAAGATAATAAAGGAAATAGGTGAAAAAAGCAACTGCTCAGGAAAAGTAAATGATTTTCTTAATCTTTTTAGAGATAGATTTGAGAAAATAAAGGAAATTATTAAAAAAAGACAGGAAATGAAGGGTTGTTTAAGTATAAAAAAGGCAAAAAAAGTTGGCGAAGATGTTTCATTAATAGGAATTGTTCGCGATATAAGAAGTGCAAAAAATGGGTTTATTGTGGAAGTTGAGGACGAGGAAGATTCAATTTCTGTTTATGTTCCTAAGGATGTTTGTTCTTCAATAATAAATGATGAGGTAATAGGAATTGCAGGGAAAAGAAACAAAGATTTATTTATTGCAAAAAATATTGTAAGACCCGAAATTCCAATAGAAAGAAGAAATAATTTTTCAGAAGAAGAAAAATATGTTCTTTTCATTTCAGATTTGCACATTGGTAGCAAAAGTTTTCTGGAAGATAAATGGAAAAAATTTGTAAGATGGCTAAACACCGAAAGTGGCACTGAGAGACAGAAAAATGTTGCAAAAAAGATTAAATATGTGATTATGTCGGGGGATTTAGTTGAAGGAGTTGGTATTTATCCAGATCAGGAAAAAGACCTTGAGATAGAAGATATATATGAGCAATATAAGTGCCTTTCAGAGATGCTTTCTGATTTTCCAGCAGGCATTAAAATAATACTGCAACCAGGCAATCACGATGCGGTGCGCCCGCCTCTGCCCCAGCCCCCTCTGGCTAAGGAAATCAGGAGTTTCTTTAAAGGAGACAATTTTATTTTCGTGAGCAATCCCTGCTATTTAAAAATTGATAATGCAACAATACTTTCTTACCACGGGCAATCAATTCAGGATTTTGCCTCCGCCCTCCCAATGTTTAACCAGAATAATCCAATAGATATAATGAAGGAGATGCTTAAAAGGAGGCATCTTTCGCCAATCTATGGAGGGATAACATCTCTTGCACCAGAAAAAGAAGATTATCTTGTTATAGATATTGTGCCTGATATATTTGTTACGGGACATGTTCATGTATCAAGCATAGAAAGCTATAGAGGGGTAATTTTATTGAGTGCATCTACATGGCAAAAACAAACAGATTATCAGAGGATGATGAACCTAATACCCCATCCAGCAATGCCAATAGTTCTAAATTTAGCAAATTTTAAAGGAAGTGTTATTGCTTTCTAACCCACACCCCCTCATTTCCACTGGAAAGTTTATATTTTGATAAAAATTTATTGGTGTGATAACAATAATTGATGGTTATGTGGATGAGCCTTCCTGCTTGGGTGTCCCTCCTTTCATCTCACCTTATATAAGATATATTTGCGGGGCTATAAGGGATGTGGGTGAGGATTATGAGTATATGACTATAGATGATTGGAGGAAGGGAAAAAAGATTAACGGAAATGTTCTTATAATTTATGCAGGGGCTGTTATACCTGGAAAATATTTAAGGGGGATGCCAATATCTTTTAAAGAGTTTTTAAATATATGC
The window above is part of the Thermoplasmatales archaeon genome. Proteins encoded here:
- a CDS encoding DNA-directed DNA polymerase II small subunit; the protein is MDEANIIDFFQKNGFLVQQEAIEFILKKEIDPFDCLQKILNMEEMPLIISIDLLKDFFSEKKENKKEERKESEEFKIIKEIGEKSNCSGKVNDFLNLFRDRFEKIKEIIKKRQEMKGCLSIKKAKKVGEDVSLIGIVRDIRSAKNGFIVEVEDEEDSISVYVPKDVCSSIINDEVIGIAGKRNKDLFIAKNIVRPEIPIERRNNFSEEEKYVLFISDLHIGSKSFLEDKWKKFVRWLNTESGTERQKNVAKKIKYVIMSGDLVEGVGIYPDQEKDLEIEDIYEQYKCLSEMLSDFPAGIKIILQPGNHDAVRPPLPQPPLAKEIRSFFKGDNFIFVSNPCYLKIDNATILSYHGQSIQDFASALPMFNQNNPIDIMKEMLKRRHLSPIYGGITSLAPEKEDYLVIDIVPDIFVTGHVHVSSIESYRGVILLSASTWQKQTDYQRMMNLIPHPAMPIVLNLANFKGSVIAF